One Chloroflexota bacterium genomic window carries:
- a CDS encoding TIGR01906 family membrane protein — MWIPANTPENRRLPRGAVRVSQILIAIALPVALILTNVFLLASDAFIRHEYDKPTFPADEYYPPGGYSLPRAEREALAKLGLASVLRPDGIRLLEEARFERTGEPAFNEREIRHMRDVNVLIQRARLVLWIAWAALVGEALLLLVAGELRALFRALWASAVASLIAFAALGVFIAVGFNVFFTAFHRVFFEGDTWLFLYSDTLIRIYPTKLWFDVSVYLAGMTLAELGLVAAGSRLALRRGVEASA, encoded by the coding sequence ATGTGGATTCCAGCAAACACGCCCGAAAACCGGCGCCTGCCGCGCGGTGCGGTGCGCGTCAGCCAAATCCTCATCGCCATCGCGCTGCCGGTGGCGCTCATCCTGACCAACGTCTTCCTCCTGGCCAGCGATGCCTTCATCCGCCACGAATACGACAAGCCGACGTTCCCCGCGGATGAGTACTACCCGCCCGGCGGCTACTCCCTGCCGCGAGCCGAGCGCGAGGCGCTGGCGAAACTGGGCCTGGCGTCGGTGTTGCGGCCCGACGGCATCCGCCTGCTGGAGGAGGCGCGATTTGAGCGCACGGGCGAGCCCGCCTTCAACGAGCGCGAAATCCGCCACATGCGGGATGTGAACGTGCTGATCCAGCGGGCGCGGTTGGTGTTGTGGATCGCATGGGCCGCGCTGGTGGGGGAGGCGCTCCTGCTGCTCGTGGCGGGCGAACTGCGCGCGCTGTTCCGGGCGTTGTGGGCCAGCGCCGTGGCGAGTCTCATCGCCTTCGCCGCGCTGGGGGTGTTCATCGCCGTGGGGTTCAACGTGTTCTTCACGGCGTTTCATCGGGTGTTCTTTGAGGGCGACACGTGGCTATTCCTGTACTCGGACACGCTGATACGCATCTATCCGACGAAGTTGTGGTTTGACGTGTCGGTGTACCTGGCGGGGATGACGCTGGCGGAGTTGGGGCTGGTGGCGGCGGGGAGCCGGCTGGCGCTGCGGCGGGGCGTTGAGGCGAGCGCCTGA